TCAGGACATGGGGAGCGGACGATGACGAACCGGCAGCACGAGAACGGCAACGGCGGTCGACGCGTCGCTGTCCGTGAAGGTGCCAATCACGCTCTGCTGGATGACGTGGCCAAGCGGATCATCGAACAGCTCCAGGAGGACGGCCGGCGACCGTACGCCACCATCGGCAAGGCGGTCGGGCTCTCCGAGGCGGCGGTACGCCAGCGGGTGCAGCGGCTGCTCGACTCCGGCGTGATGCAGATCGTCGCGGTGACCGATCCGCTCCAGCTCGGCTTCCCCCGCCAGGCGATGATCGGCCTGCGCACCGACGGC
Above is a window of Micromonospora coriariae DNA encoding:
- a CDS encoding Lrp/AsnC family transcriptional regulator, translated to MTNRQHENGNGGRRVAVREGANHALLDDVAKRIIEQLQEDGRRPYATIGKAVGLSEAAVRQRVQRLLDSGVMQIVAVTDPLQLGFPRQAMIGLRTDGDLEAVADRLAELEEVDYVVITAGSFDLLTEVVCRNDDHLLEILQRLRAVPGVLSTEAFVYLKLRKQTYTWGTA